From the Acidobacteriota bacterium genome, one window contains:
- a CDS encoding ribbon-helix-helix protein, CopG family: MPVFVCRNRVLSVRLSEEEYDTLMERSVREGARSLSDFVRAAVLAPVPEIGHDSQDLEAKVAGLDGLNRRLEELDRKVGRLSRKLD, from the coding sequence ATGCCCGTATTCGTGTGCCGGAACCGGGTGCTGAGCGTCCGGCTTTCCGAAGAGGAATACGACACCCTCATGGAGCGCTCCGTCCGCGAGGGGGCGCGCAGTCTTTCCGACTTCGTGCGCGCGGCCGTGCTGGCCCCTGTGCCCGAAATCGGGCACGACTCCCAGGACCTGGAGGCAAAAGTCGCGGGCCTCGACGGCCTGAACCGCCGCCTCGAGGAGCTGGACCGCAAGGTGGGGCGCCTGAGCCGGAAACTCGACTGA